In the genome of Hippoglossus hippoglossus isolate fHipHip1 chromosome 4, fHipHip1.pri, whole genome shotgun sequence, one region contains:
- the trmt1l gene encoding TRMT1-like protein isoform X5: MLVDLNGAGRKSCPLCPEEKFKACYSHKLRRHLQNLHWKVYAEFEGQRMCICHLPCRNLKPGLAGDQASGRHVAHYHCVVCSVTIARKTDMISHLKRHVNKGETEASYSGSSDLPFEEPAPSGQAFEIMKELGTNVQLLPNHTTPQKSDTYFNRKMKANRQLVFCSLAVLAEERNPLECLDAFGATGIMGLQWAKHLRHAVKVTITDISDICVKMIKENCELNHIRVEGGSRGPRGPEGNGSEVEGTPIATVEVVKMDANVIMHLRSFDYIHLDPFGTAVNYLDAAFRNVRNLGIISVTSTDTGSLYAKAPNVTLRHYSSHIVRTEYYKELAARIVLATVARAAARCNKGIEVLLAVALEHFVLVVVRVLRGPMQADESAKRLRKLVHCQWCEERVFLKLGNMVDETLPCNCHGSLPGKTAVYLGPLWAGPLFNTGFLRRMLSAAVQHSMDDIQPLVKTLICESDCTSLKSLMHGPSTFNQVECGVVIKTLHSGEESGPDQSGKRKSGEESGNMVKKLKSDASLEHPPFYYSIHRHSIRGMNMPKLNKFLLYLMEAGFRVSRTHFDPTGIRTDAKLEQFKSVLTKYSVPTYTNATATQTSTEKTI, from the exons ATGCTGGTCGACCTCAATGGAG CGGGACGCAAGTCTTGTCCTCTGTGTCCGGAGGAGAAGTTTAAAGCTTGTTACAGCCACAAGCTGCGTCGACACCTGCAGAACCTCCACTGGAAGGTCTACGCTGAGTTTGAAG GCCAGAGGATGTGTATCTGCCACCTGCCCTGCAGGAACCTGAAGCCCGGCCTCGCTGGAGACCAG GCGTCAGGACGACACGTGGCTCACTATCACTGTGTGGTCTGCTCCGTCACCATCGCCCGCAAGACCGACATGATCAGTCACCTGAAACGCCACGTCAACAAAGGAGAGACGGAGGCGAGCTACAGCGGCAGCTCCGACCTACCGTTTGAAGAGCCCG ctccCTCTGGTCAGGCCTTTGAAATCATGAAAGAACTTGGAACGAACGTGCAGCTCCTCCCCAACCACACCACCCCCCAGAAGAGCGACACCTACTTCAACCGCAAGATGAAAGCCAACAG GCAGCTGGTGTTCTGCTCGCTGGCCGTTCTGGCCGAGGAGAGAAACCCGCTGGAGTGTCTGGATGCTTTCGGAGCCACAG GGATCATGGGCCTCCAGTGGGCGAAACACCTCCGTCACGCCGTCAAAGTGACCATAACGGACATCAGCGACATCTGCGTCAAAATGATCAAAGAGAACTGCGAGCTGAACCACATCCGGGTGGAGGGAGGGTCGCGAGGTCCCCGGGGGCCCGAAGGGAACGGCAGCGAGGTCGAGGGGACGCCCATCGCTACGGTGGAGGTCGTCAAGATGGATGCCAACGTCATCATGCACCTTCGGTCCTTTGACTACAT TCACTTGGATCCGTTCGGGACGGCGGTGAACTACCTGGACGCCGCCTTCAGAAACGTCCGTAACCTGGGCATCATCTCGGTGACGTCCACAGACACCGGCTCGCTGTACGCCAAGGCTCCCAACGTCACCCTGCGTCACTACAGCAGCCACATCGTACGCACCGAGTACTACAAGGAGCTGGCTGCACGCATTGTGCTCGCCACGGTGGCCAG GGCGGCGGCTCGCTGTAACAAAGGCATCGAGGTGCTGCTGGCGGTGGCGCTGGAGCATTTCGtcctggtggtggtgagggtcCTCAGGGGCCCCATGCAGGCTGACGAGTCCGCCAAGAGGTTACGGAAGCTGGTCCACTGTCAGTGGTGCGAGGAGAGAGTCTTCCTCAAACTGGGGAACATGGTGGACG AAACGCTGCCCTGCAACTGTCATGGAAGTCTGCCTGGGAAGACGGCTGTGTACCTGGGACCGCTATG ggctGGTCCTCTGTTTAACACAGGCTTCCTGAGGAGGATGCTGTCGGCGGCGGTGCAGCACAGTATGGACGACATCCAGCCGCTCGTCAAAACTCTGATCTGCGAGTCTGACTGCACGTCCCTCAAGTCTTTAATGCACGGACCGTCCACCTTCAACCAGG tggaGTGTGGAGTCGTCATCAAGACGTTACACAGCGGAGAAGAGTCGGGTCCTGATCAGTCCG ggaagaggaagagcggAGAGGAGTCGGGGAACATGGTGAAGAAGCTGAAGTCCGATGCGTCTCTGGAACATCCGCCGTTCTACTACAGCATCCACCGCCACAGCATCCGGGGCATGAACATGCCCAA GCTGAACAAGTTCCTTCTGTACCTGATGGAGGCCGGCTTCAGGGTGAGTCGGACTCACTTCGACCCAACGGGGATTCGAACCGACGCCAAGCTGGAGCAGTTCAAATCTGTCCTCACTAAGTACAGCGTGCCTACGTACACCAACGCCACCGCCACGCAGACGAGCACAGAGAAAACCATCTGA
- the trmt1l gene encoding TRMT1-like protein isoform X1: protein MAALKEAEAAPLYQEDAEITRGDGADAASVSDQAADRSAEDEAAADNDAKPSTTTSERHVSIQTKLDGLEMLVDLNGAGRKSCPLCPEEKFKACYSHKLRRHLQNLHWKVYAEFEGQRMCICHLPCRNLKPGLAGDQASGRHVAHYHCVVCSVTIARKTDMISHLKRHVNKGETEASYSGSSDLPFEEPDLCVSAAPSGQAFEIMKELGTNVQLLPNHTTPQKSDTYFNRKMKANRQLVFCSLAVLAEERNPLECLDAFGATGIMGLQWAKHLRHAVKVTITDISDICVKMIKENCELNHIRVEGGSRGPRGPEGNGSEVEGTPIATVEVVKMDANVIMHLRSFDYIHLDPFGTAVNYLDAAFRNVRNLGIISVTSTDTGSLYAKAPNVTLRHYSSHIVRTEYYKELAARIVLATVARAAARCNKGIEVLLAVALEHFVLVVVRVLRGPMQADESAKRLRKLVHCQWCEERVFLKLGNMVDETLPCNCHGSLPGKTAVYLGPLWAGPLFNTGFLRRMLSAAVQHSMDDIQPLVKTLICESDCTSLKSLMHGPSTFNQVECGVVIKTLHSGEESGPDQSGKRKSGEESGNMVKKLKSDASLEHPPFYYSIHRHSIRGMNMPKLNKFLLYLMEAGFRVSRTHFDPTGIRTDAKLEQFKSVLTKYSVPTYTNATATQTSTEKTI from the exons ATGGCGGCGCTGAAGGAGGCGGAAGCTGCTCCGCTTTACCAGGAGGACGCAGAAATCACAC GTGGCGATGGCGCAGACGCAGCTTCAGTCAGTGACCAAGCAGCCGATCGGTCGGCGGAGGACGAGGCGGCTGCAGATAATGATGCCAAACCCTCCACCACGACCTCGG AGAGACACGTCTCCATCCAGACCAAACTGGACGGCCTCGAGATGCTGGTCGACCTCAATGGAG CGGGACGCAAGTCTTGTCCTCTGTGTCCGGAGGAGAAGTTTAAAGCTTGTTACAGCCACAAGCTGCGTCGACACCTGCAGAACCTCCACTGGAAGGTCTACGCTGAGTTTGAAG GCCAGAGGATGTGTATCTGCCACCTGCCCTGCAGGAACCTGAAGCCCGGCCTCGCTGGAGACCAG GCGTCAGGACGACACGTGGCTCACTATCACTGTGTGGTCTGCTCCGTCACCATCGCCCGCAAGACCGACATGATCAGTCACCTGAAACGCCACGTCAACAAAGGAGAGACGGAGGCGAGCTACAGCGGCAGCTCCGACCTACCGTTTGAAGAGCCCG acc tgtgtgtgtcagcagctccCTCTGGTCAGGCCTTTGAAATCATGAAAGAACTTGGAACGAACGTGCAGCTCCTCCCCAACCACACCACCCCCCAGAAGAGCGACACCTACTTCAACCGCAAGATGAAAGCCAACAG GCAGCTGGTGTTCTGCTCGCTGGCCGTTCTGGCCGAGGAGAGAAACCCGCTGGAGTGTCTGGATGCTTTCGGAGCCACAG GGATCATGGGCCTCCAGTGGGCGAAACACCTCCGTCACGCCGTCAAAGTGACCATAACGGACATCAGCGACATCTGCGTCAAAATGATCAAAGAGAACTGCGAGCTGAACCACATCCGGGTGGAGGGAGGGTCGCGAGGTCCCCGGGGGCCCGAAGGGAACGGCAGCGAGGTCGAGGGGACGCCCATCGCTACGGTGGAGGTCGTCAAGATGGATGCCAACGTCATCATGCACCTTCGGTCCTTTGACTACAT TCACTTGGATCCGTTCGGGACGGCGGTGAACTACCTGGACGCCGCCTTCAGAAACGTCCGTAACCTGGGCATCATCTCGGTGACGTCCACAGACACCGGCTCGCTGTACGCCAAGGCTCCCAACGTCACCCTGCGTCACTACAGCAGCCACATCGTACGCACCGAGTACTACAAGGAGCTGGCTGCACGCATTGTGCTCGCCACGGTGGCCAG GGCGGCGGCTCGCTGTAACAAAGGCATCGAGGTGCTGCTGGCGGTGGCGCTGGAGCATTTCGtcctggtggtggtgagggtcCTCAGGGGCCCCATGCAGGCTGACGAGTCCGCCAAGAGGTTACGGAAGCTGGTCCACTGTCAGTGGTGCGAGGAGAGAGTCTTCCTCAAACTGGGGAACATGGTGGACG AAACGCTGCCCTGCAACTGTCATGGAAGTCTGCCTGGGAAGACGGCTGTGTACCTGGGACCGCTATG ggctGGTCCTCTGTTTAACACAGGCTTCCTGAGGAGGATGCTGTCGGCGGCGGTGCAGCACAGTATGGACGACATCCAGCCGCTCGTCAAAACTCTGATCTGCGAGTCTGACTGCACGTCCCTCAAGTCTTTAATGCACGGACCGTCCACCTTCAACCAGG tggaGTGTGGAGTCGTCATCAAGACGTTACACAGCGGAGAAGAGTCGGGTCCTGATCAGTCCG ggaagaggaagagcggAGAGGAGTCGGGGAACATGGTGAAGAAGCTGAAGTCCGATGCGTCTCTGGAACATCCGCCGTTCTACTACAGCATCCACCGCCACAGCATCCGGGGCATGAACATGCCCAA GCTGAACAAGTTCCTTCTGTACCTGATGGAGGCCGGCTTCAGGGTGAGTCGGACTCACTTCGACCCAACGGGGATTCGAACCGACGCCAAGCTGGAGCAGTTCAAATCTGTCCTCACTAAGTACAGCGTGCCTACGTACACCAACGCCACCGCCACGCAGACGAGCACAGAGAAAACCATCTGA
- the trmt1l gene encoding TRMT1-like protein isoform X2 — protein sequence MAALKEAEAAPLYQEDAEITRGDGADAASVSDQAADRSAEDEAAADNDAKPSTTTSERHVSIQTKLDGLEMLVDLNGAGRKSCPLCPEEKFKACYSHKLRRHLQNLHWKVYAEFEGQRMCICHLPCRNLKPGLAGDQASGRHVAHYHCVVCSVTIARKTDMISHLKRHVNKGETEASYSGSSDLPFEEPAPSGQAFEIMKELGTNVQLLPNHTTPQKSDTYFNRKMKANRQLVFCSLAVLAEERNPLECLDAFGATGIMGLQWAKHLRHAVKVTITDISDICVKMIKENCELNHIRVEGGSRGPRGPEGNGSEVEGTPIATVEVVKMDANVIMHLRSFDYIHLDPFGTAVNYLDAAFRNVRNLGIISVTSTDTGSLYAKAPNVTLRHYSSHIVRTEYYKELAARIVLATVARAAARCNKGIEVLLAVALEHFVLVVVRVLRGPMQADESAKRLRKLVHCQWCEERVFLKLGNMVDETLPCNCHGSLPGKTAVYLGPLWAGPLFNTGFLRRMLSAAVQHSMDDIQPLVKTLICESDCTSLKSLMHGPSTFNQVECGVVIKTLHSGEESGPDQSGKRKSGEESGNMVKKLKSDASLEHPPFYYSIHRHSIRGMNMPKLNKFLLYLMEAGFRVSRTHFDPTGIRTDAKLEQFKSVLTKYSVPTYTNATATQTSTEKTI from the exons ATGGCGGCGCTGAAGGAGGCGGAAGCTGCTCCGCTTTACCAGGAGGACGCAGAAATCACAC GTGGCGATGGCGCAGACGCAGCTTCAGTCAGTGACCAAGCAGCCGATCGGTCGGCGGAGGACGAGGCGGCTGCAGATAATGATGCCAAACCCTCCACCACGACCTCGG AGAGACACGTCTCCATCCAGACCAAACTGGACGGCCTCGAGATGCTGGTCGACCTCAATGGAG CGGGACGCAAGTCTTGTCCTCTGTGTCCGGAGGAGAAGTTTAAAGCTTGTTACAGCCACAAGCTGCGTCGACACCTGCAGAACCTCCACTGGAAGGTCTACGCTGAGTTTGAAG GCCAGAGGATGTGTATCTGCCACCTGCCCTGCAGGAACCTGAAGCCCGGCCTCGCTGGAGACCAG GCGTCAGGACGACACGTGGCTCACTATCACTGTGTGGTCTGCTCCGTCACCATCGCCCGCAAGACCGACATGATCAGTCACCTGAAACGCCACGTCAACAAAGGAGAGACGGAGGCGAGCTACAGCGGCAGCTCCGACCTACCGTTTGAAGAGCCCG ctccCTCTGGTCAGGCCTTTGAAATCATGAAAGAACTTGGAACGAACGTGCAGCTCCTCCCCAACCACACCACCCCCCAGAAGAGCGACACCTACTTCAACCGCAAGATGAAAGCCAACAG GCAGCTGGTGTTCTGCTCGCTGGCCGTTCTGGCCGAGGAGAGAAACCCGCTGGAGTGTCTGGATGCTTTCGGAGCCACAG GGATCATGGGCCTCCAGTGGGCGAAACACCTCCGTCACGCCGTCAAAGTGACCATAACGGACATCAGCGACATCTGCGTCAAAATGATCAAAGAGAACTGCGAGCTGAACCACATCCGGGTGGAGGGAGGGTCGCGAGGTCCCCGGGGGCCCGAAGGGAACGGCAGCGAGGTCGAGGGGACGCCCATCGCTACGGTGGAGGTCGTCAAGATGGATGCCAACGTCATCATGCACCTTCGGTCCTTTGACTACAT TCACTTGGATCCGTTCGGGACGGCGGTGAACTACCTGGACGCCGCCTTCAGAAACGTCCGTAACCTGGGCATCATCTCGGTGACGTCCACAGACACCGGCTCGCTGTACGCCAAGGCTCCCAACGTCACCCTGCGTCACTACAGCAGCCACATCGTACGCACCGAGTACTACAAGGAGCTGGCTGCACGCATTGTGCTCGCCACGGTGGCCAG GGCGGCGGCTCGCTGTAACAAAGGCATCGAGGTGCTGCTGGCGGTGGCGCTGGAGCATTTCGtcctggtggtggtgagggtcCTCAGGGGCCCCATGCAGGCTGACGAGTCCGCCAAGAGGTTACGGAAGCTGGTCCACTGTCAGTGGTGCGAGGAGAGAGTCTTCCTCAAACTGGGGAACATGGTGGACG AAACGCTGCCCTGCAACTGTCATGGAAGTCTGCCTGGGAAGACGGCTGTGTACCTGGGACCGCTATG ggctGGTCCTCTGTTTAACACAGGCTTCCTGAGGAGGATGCTGTCGGCGGCGGTGCAGCACAGTATGGACGACATCCAGCCGCTCGTCAAAACTCTGATCTGCGAGTCTGACTGCACGTCCCTCAAGTCTTTAATGCACGGACCGTCCACCTTCAACCAGG tggaGTGTGGAGTCGTCATCAAGACGTTACACAGCGGAGAAGAGTCGGGTCCTGATCAGTCCG ggaagaggaagagcggAGAGGAGTCGGGGAACATGGTGAAGAAGCTGAAGTCCGATGCGTCTCTGGAACATCCGCCGTTCTACTACAGCATCCACCGCCACAGCATCCGGGGCATGAACATGCCCAA GCTGAACAAGTTCCTTCTGTACCTGATGGAGGCCGGCTTCAGGGTGAGTCGGACTCACTTCGACCCAACGGGGATTCGAACCGACGCCAAGCTGGAGCAGTTCAAATCTGTCCTCACTAAGTACAGCGTGCCTACGTACACCAACGCCACCGCCACGCAGACGAGCACAGAGAAAACCATCTGA
- the trmt1l gene encoding TRMT1-like protein isoform X4: protein MLVDLNGAGRKSCPLCPEEKFKACYSHKLRRHLQNLHWKVYAEFEGQRMCICHLPCRNLKPGLAGDQASGRHVAHYHCVVCSVTIARKTDMISHLKRHVNKGETEASYSGSSDLPFEEPDLCVSAAPSGQAFEIMKELGTNVQLLPNHTTPQKSDTYFNRKMKANRQLVFCSLAVLAEERNPLECLDAFGATGIMGLQWAKHLRHAVKVTITDISDICVKMIKENCELNHIRVEGGSRGPRGPEGNGSEVEGTPIATVEVVKMDANVIMHLRSFDYIHLDPFGTAVNYLDAAFRNVRNLGIISVTSTDTGSLYAKAPNVTLRHYSSHIVRTEYYKELAARIVLATVARAAARCNKGIEVLLAVALEHFVLVVVRVLRGPMQADESAKRLRKLVHCQWCEERVFLKLGNMVDETLPCNCHGSLPGKTAVYLGPLWAGPLFNTGFLRRMLSAAVQHSMDDIQPLVKTLICESDCTSLKSLMHGPSTFNQVECGVVIKTLHSGEESGPDQSGKRKSGEESGNMVKKLKSDASLEHPPFYYSIHRHSIRGMNMPKLNKFLLYLMEAGFRVSRTHFDPTGIRTDAKLEQFKSVLTKYSVPTYTNATATQTSTEKTI from the exons ATGCTGGTCGACCTCAATGGAG CGGGACGCAAGTCTTGTCCTCTGTGTCCGGAGGAGAAGTTTAAAGCTTGTTACAGCCACAAGCTGCGTCGACACCTGCAGAACCTCCACTGGAAGGTCTACGCTGAGTTTGAAG GCCAGAGGATGTGTATCTGCCACCTGCCCTGCAGGAACCTGAAGCCCGGCCTCGCTGGAGACCAG GCGTCAGGACGACACGTGGCTCACTATCACTGTGTGGTCTGCTCCGTCACCATCGCCCGCAAGACCGACATGATCAGTCACCTGAAACGCCACGTCAACAAAGGAGAGACGGAGGCGAGCTACAGCGGCAGCTCCGACCTACCGTTTGAAGAGCCCG acc tgtgtgtgtcagcagctccCTCTGGTCAGGCCTTTGAAATCATGAAAGAACTTGGAACGAACGTGCAGCTCCTCCCCAACCACACCACCCCCCAGAAGAGCGACACCTACTTCAACCGCAAGATGAAAGCCAACAG GCAGCTGGTGTTCTGCTCGCTGGCCGTTCTGGCCGAGGAGAGAAACCCGCTGGAGTGTCTGGATGCTTTCGGAGCCACAG GGATCATGGGCCTCCAGTGGGCGAAACACCTCCGTCACGCCGTCAAAGTGACCATAACGGACATCAGCGACATCTGCGTCAAAATGATCAAAGAGAACTGCGAGCTGAACCACATCCGGGTGGAGGGAGGGTCGCGAGGTCCCCGGGGGCCCGAAGGGAACGGCAGCGAGGTCGAGGGGACGCCCATCGCTACGGTGGAGGTCGTCAAGATGGATGCCAACGTCATCATGCACCTTCGGTCCTTTGACTACAT TCACTTGGATCCGTTCGGGACGGCGGTGAACTACCTGGACGCCGCCTTCAGAAACGTCCGTAACCTGGGCATCATCTCGGTGACGTCCACAGACACCGGCTCGCTGTACGCCAAGGCTCCCAACGTCACCCTGCGTCACTACAGCAGCCACATCGTACGCACCGAGTACTACAAGGAGCTGGCTGCACGCATTGTGCTCGCCACGGTGGCCAG GGCGGCGGCTCGCTGTAACAAAGGCATCGAGGTGCTGCTGGCGGTGGCGCTGGAGCATTTCGtcctggtggtggtgagggtcCTCAGGGGCCCCATGCAGGCTGACGAGTCCGCCAAGAGGTTACGGAAGCTGGTCCACTGTCAGTGGTGCGAGGAGAGAGTCTTCCTCAAACTGGGGAACATGGTGGACG AAACGCTGCCCTGCAACTGTCATGGAAGTCTGCCTGGGAAGACGGCTGTGTACCTGGGACCGCTATG ggctGGTCCTCTGTTTAACACAGGCTTCCTGAGGAGGATGCTGTCGGCGGCGGTGCAGCACAGTATGGACGACATCCAGCCGCTCGTCAAAACTCTGATCTGCGAGTCTGACTGCACGTCCCTCAAGTCTTTAATGCACGGACCGTCCACCTTCAACCAGG tggaGTGTGGAGTCGTCATCAAGACGTTACACAGCGGAGAAGAGTCGGGTCCTGATCAGTCCG ggaagaggaagagcggAGAGGAGTCGGGGAACATGGTGAAGAAGCTGAAGTCCGATGCGTCTCTGGAACATCCGCCGTTCTACTACAGCATCCACCGCCACAGCATCCGGGGCATGAACATGCCCAA GCTGAACAAGTTCCTTCTGTACCTGATGGAGGCCGGCTTCAGGGTGAGTCGGACTCACTTCGACCCAACGGGGATTCGAACCGACGCCAAGCTGGAGCAGTTCAAATCTGTCCTCACTAAGTACAGCGTGCCTACGTACACCAACGCCACCGCCACGCAGACGAGCACAGAGAAAACCATCTGA
- the LOC117760474 gene encoding interferon-induced protein with tetratricopeptide repeats 1-like: MSAAQSDMALEDRLGALQCHFTWELNPGRTKLWRLKDKLQDIGTEEGCKWLGHIYNLQGYVHFQLGSTEEARSFFSRAAEAFRQTRGADEGPWLVVTYGNQAWLHHHQGEPAESRACLSKIEGLRTEYPSQDGLHPEICAEKAWTLMNFSGEQQLLAADYFQRAIRLQPGVVEWQTSHVLGLVNMSKHSKTGVEEDIMKKLREAKEQDPENLYLAAVYLLQLAKKGQTDQCGARELATKVLINPVSSYSGIKALLRFYRTFTSMDEAVALAEEALKLHPDERYLKRCAALSYKWKIWKKDSHPSPSLIEKGIRAHEELLSLYPHTSFMKRMDLAGICAKSENTKAKSEKIFKQLLAEDLEPAEQQVFFNIYASYLFFTLRQPKMSIQYHMKAAEIPIKSFHQESSIQTLEKMRHRKVNREVDKFLSRLKESQK; the protein is encoded by the exons ATGAG TGCTGCTCAGAGTGACATGGCGCTGGAGGACAGACTGGGGGCGCTGCAGTGCCACTTCACCTGGGAGCTGAACCCCGGCAGGACCAAACTTTGGAGACTCAAGGACAAGCTGCAGGACATCGGCACAGAGGAAGGATGCAAGTGGCTGGGTCACATTTACAACCTGCAGGGGTACGTCCACTTCCAGCTGGGGTCCACTGAAGAAGCCAGGAGTTTCTTCAGCAGAGCCGCGGAGGCCTTCAGGCAGACGAGAGGAGCAGACGAGGGTCCCTGGCTGGTGGTGACCTACGGGAACCAGGCCTGGCTGCACCATCATCAGGGAGAACCAGCAGAGAGTCGGGCTTGTCTGTCAAAGATCGAAGGCCTGAGGACTGAGTATCCATCGCAGGACGGGCTGCACCCGGAGATCTGTGCTGAAAAAGCCTGGACTCTGATGAACTTCAGCGGAGAACAGCAGCTTCTGGCAGCTGATTACTTCCAGAGAGCCATCCGGCTGCAGCCGGGTGTGGTGGAGTGGCAGACCAGCCACGTGTTAGGGTTAGTTAACATgtccaaacacagcaaaacaggGGTCGAGGAAGACATCATGAAGAAACTGAGAGAAGCCAAGGAACAGGATCCAGAGAACCTGTACCTCGCTGCCGTTTACCTCCTGCAACTCGCTAAGAAAGGACAAACAGACCAATGTGGAGCACGCGAGTTAGCCACAAAGGTTCTGATAAACCCTGTCAGCAGCTACAGTGGAATCAAAGCTTTGCTGAGGTTTTACAGAACCTTCACCTCCATGGACGAGGCTGTTGCTTTGGCAGAAGAGGCTCTGAAGCTACATCCGGATGAACGTTATCTGAAAAGATGTGCCGCACTCAGCTACAAATGGAAGATCTGGAAGAAGGACAGTCACCCAAGTCCGAGCCTGATAGAGAAAGGGATCCGTGCCCATGAGGAGTTGCTTTCTCTTTATCCTCATACTTCATTCATGAAGAGAATGGACCTTGCAGGTATTTGCGCAAAGTCAGAGAACACCAAGGCCAAATCTGAGAAGATCTTCAAGCAGCTGCTCGCAGAGGATCTGGAACCTGCTGAACAACAAGTCTTCTTCAACATCTATGCAAGCTATCTGTTCTTCACTCTACGGCAGCCTAAGATGTCAATCCAGTATCACATGAAGGCGGCGGAGATACCAATCAAGTCCTTCCATCAGGAGAGCAGCATCCAGACTCTGGAGAAGATGAGACACAGAAAGGTGAACCGAGAAGTAGACAAGTTTCTGTCCAGGCTGAAAGAGTCTCAGAAATAA
- the trmt1l gene encoding TRMT1-like protein isoform X3 gives MISSKFCNSSAGRKSCPLCPEEKFKACYSHKLRRHLQNLHWKVYAEFEGQRMCICHLPCRNLKPGLAGDQASGRHVAHYHCVVCSVTIARKTDMISHLKRHVNKGETEASYSGSSDLPFEEPDLCVSAAPSGQAFEIMKELGTNVQLLPNHTTPQKSDTYFNRKMKANRQLVFCSLAVLAEERNPLECLDAFGATGIMGLQWAKHLRHAVKVTITDISDICVKMIKENCELNHIRVEGGSRGPRGPEGNGSEVEGTPIATVEVVKMDANVIMHLRSFDYIHLDPFGTAVNYLDAAFRNVRNLGIISVTSTDTGSLYAKAPNVTLRHYSSHIVRTEYYKELAARIVLATVARAAARCNKGIEVLLAVALEHFVLVVVRVLRGPMQADESAKRLRKLVHCQWCEERVFLKLGNMVDETLPCNCHGSLPGKTAVYLGPLWAGPLFNTGFLRRMLSAAVQHSMDDIQPLVKTLICESDCTSLKSLMHGPSTFNQVECGVVIKTLHSGEESGPDQSGKRKSGEESGNMVKKLKSDASLEHPPFYYSIHRHSIRGMNMPKLNKFLLYLMEAGFRVSRTHFDPTGIRTDAKLEQFKSVLTKYSVPTYTNATATQTSTEKTI, from the exons atgaTCAGTTCAAAGTTTTGTAACAGCTCAG CGGGACGCAAGTCTTGTCCTCTGTGTCCGGAGGAGAAGTTTAAAGCTTGTTACAGCCACAAGCTGCGTCGACACCTGCAGAACCTCCACTGGAAGGTCTACGCTGAGTTTGAAG GCCAGAGGATGTGTATCTGCCACCTGCCCTGCAGGAACCTGAAGCCCGGCCTCGCTGGAGACCAG GCGTCAGGACGACACGTGGCTCACTATCACTGTGTGGTCTGCTCCGTCACCATCGCCCGCAAGACCGACATGATCAGTCACCTGAAACGCCACGTCAACAAAGGAGAGACGGAGGCGAGCTACAGCGGCAGCTCCGACCTACCGTTTGAAGAGCCCG acc tgtgtgtgtcagcagctccCTCTGGTCAGGCCTTTGAAATCATGAAAGAACTTGGAACGAACGTGCAGCTCCTCCCCAACCACACCACCCCCCAGAAGAGCGACACCTACTTCAACCGCAAGATGAAAGCCAACAG GCAGCTGGTGTTCTGCTCGCTGGCCGTTCTGGCCGAGGAGAGAAACCCGCTGGAGTGTCTGGATGCTTTCGGAGCCACAG GGATCATGGGCCTCCAGTGGGCGAAACACCTCCGTCACGCCGTCAAAGTGACCATAACGGACATCAGCGACATCTGCGTCAAAATGATCAAAGAGAACTGCGAGCTGAACCACATCCGGGTGGAGGGAGGGTCGCGAGGTCCCCGGGGGCCCGAAGGGAACGGCAGCGAGGTCGAGGGGACGCCCATCGCTACGGTGGAGGTCGTCAAGATGGATGCCAACGTCATCATGCACCTTCGGTCCTTTGACTACAT TCACTTGGATCCGTTCGGGACGGCGGTGAACTACCTGGACGCCGCCTTCAGAAACGTCCGTAACCTGGGCATCATCTCGGTGACGTCCACAGACACCGGCTCGCTGTACGCCAAGGCTCCCAACGTCACCCTGCGTCACTACAGCAGCCACATCGTACGCACCGAGTACTACAAGGAGCTGGCTGCACGCATTGTGCTCGCCACGGTGGCCAG GGCGGCGGCTCGCTGTAACAAAGGCATCGAGGTGCTGCTGGCGGTGGCGCTGGAGCATTTCGtcctggtggtggtgagggtcCTCAGGGGCCCCATGCAGGCTGACGAGTCCGCCAAGAGGTTACGGAAGCTGGTCCACTGTCAGTGGTGCGAGGAGAGAGTCTTCCTCAAACTGGGGAACATGGTGGACG AAACGCTGCCCTGCAACTGTCATGGAAGTCTGCCTGGGAAGACGGCTGTGTACCTGGGACCGCTATG ggctGGTCCTCTGTTTAACACAGGCTTCCTGAGGAGGATGCTGTCGGCGGCGGTGCAGCACAGTATGGACGACATCCAGCCGCTCGTCAAAACTCTGATCTGCGAGTCTGACTGCACGTCCCTCAAGTCTTTAATGCACGGACCGTCCACCTTCAACCAGG tggaGTGTGGAGTCGTCATCAAGACGTTACACAGCGGAGAAGAGTCGGGTCCTGATCAGTCCG ggaagaggaagagcggAGAGGAGTCGGGGAACATGGTGAAGAAGCTGAAGTCCGATGCGTCTCTGGAACATCCGCCGTTCTACTACAGCATCCACCGCCACAGCATCCGGGGCATGAACATGCCCAA GCTGAACAAGTTCCTTCTGTACCTGATGGAGGCCGGCTTCAGGGTGAGTCGGACTCACTTCGACCCAACGGGGATTCGAACCGACGCCAAGCTGGAGCAGTTCAAATCTGTCCTCACTAAGTACAGCGTGCCTACGTACACCAACGCCACCGCCACGCAGACGAGCACAGAGAAAACCATCTGA